TCGCGTTCCTCGTTGCGATCGATCACCGTCGCGTGCGCGACGCTGAACCGATCTCGGGGGCTCGGACTGCGGAGCTCCGGCGGTTCGCGGACCGCTGGCTCGGTCCCGCCGCAGGGGCCGTTCTGGCGTTCGCGGCGACGCTTTTCGTCGCGTACGTCCCGCGCGGCAGCGACATGGGTCTGTTCGCGCTGTTCGAGGCCGCGCTCGTGGAACCGTTCGACGCCGCAACCGGCGTGTACGTCGCCGGCCGGGAGGGAACGCAGTTCCTCGACGCGGTGACGTTCGCCGCCGAATCCCTGGCGGTCCTGAGTTTCCCCGTCCTCGTTGCCGCCGCGATCGGCTTTTTCGCCGAACGATACGGGATCCGGACGGTCGAAGACGACGGCAGGGCAGGGCTGTTGGTCCGATGGGCCGGGCTTGCTGCAGGGTTCGGATTTCTGGTCTTCCCGCTCGGAAACGAGGTGCTCGCCTCCTGGGTACTCGTCCACGTCACGGTCCTGCTTTCGATTCCGGCGGCGGTCGGGATCGCCCTCCTGTTCCGGTCGGCGAGAAACGCCCTCGCGGCGGACGACGCCGCCCGTCTGACCGCGGTTGTTCTCGTGTTGCTCGCACTCGGCGTTCCGACGGTCGCACTGGCGGCGGACGTGTACGCGTCGCCGGCGGATCCGACGGTCGACGGCGAAGACGAGTATCACGACCGGTTCGCTCACTTCGCCCAGCCCGTCGACGACCTCGAACCGCTCGTCGGGGAGATCAGCGCCGACGCCGTCTACGTCGGCGACCGGTTCGTCGTGGCCGACGAGCGGGCCTTCGACGCGCCGCCGCTGTCACAGGGAGAGGCAGCCGCCTTTGGTGAACGTCTGCCGCTGCCGTGGTATCTCGAACGCGCCGGAGCGCAGACGAGTAGCGTCGCTTCACCGGACGGGCTCGTTCAGTTCCTCGAGGGAGATGCCGCCGAGGAACCGCCCGCGGTCGTGTTGACGACGCCGGAGCACCGGGACGGCGTGGCCGAGCGCCTCGACGGCTACGAGGAGCGCAGCTATCGGACGGCACTTGAAGACAGGGAAGTCGTCGTCTTCCTCCGCGAGTGAGGAGGAACGCTCCGAGGACTATCGAAAGCCCATCGCTTCGATCTGTTCCTGGTAG
The Halalkaliarchaeum desulfuricum DNA segment above includes these coding regions:
- a CDS encoding flippase activity-associated protein Agl23, which gives rise to MRRFDRVAAAVVVVAVFGVLARFVRLGARPFHWEEARVGYWTLRYAETGSYAYRPVGGGPLLYHLNEALFAVAPATDASARAVVALLGGVLVLSALLFRSRLRDDETVALAVVFAFAPLLLYYGRFLRGDLPVAAFALIAVGLTVRSVDADDARFMYAAGVAAGLAVAASMQALGYFVTFAVAFLVAIDHRRVRDAEPISGARTAELRRFADRWLGPAAGAVLAFAATLFVAYVPRGSDMGLFALFEAALVEPFDAATGVYVAGREGTQFLDAVTFAAESLAVLSFPVLVAAAIGFFAERYGIRTVEDDGRAGLLVRWAGLAAGFGFLVFPLGNEVLASWVLVHVTVLLSIPAAVGIALLFRSARNALAADDAARLTAVVLVLLALGVPTVALAADVYASPADPTVDGEDEYHDRFAHFAQPVDDLEPLVGEISADAVYVGDRFVVADERAFDAPPLSQGEAAAFGERLPLPWYLERAGAQTSSVASPDGLVQFLEGDAAEEPPAVVLTTPEHRDGVAERLDGYEERSYRTALEDREVVVFLRE